Within Kineothrix sp. MB12-C1, the genomic segment TAATGCGGTGGAATATTTCGTATCCTACTATGACTATTATCAGCCGGAGGCTTATGTCCCTTCCTCCGACACTTATATTGCCAAAGATTCTTCTATTAATGAAGAAATAGACAAGCTGCGCTTATCCGCGACAGCATCTTTAACAGAGAGAAGAGACGTGGTTGTAGTGGCCAGCGTTTCCTGTATTTATGGTTTAGGTAGCCCCGATGATTATCAGGAGATGATCGTATCTCTACGTCCGGGAATGACGAAGGATCGAGACCAAGTAATTCGGGAGCTGATCGAGATACAATATGACAGGAACGATATGGATCTTGCGAGAGGATGTTTTCGTGTACGGGGAGATTGCGTGGAGATTTACCCGGCACAAGGGGGCGATTATCTGATAAGGGTAGAGTTTTTCGGCGATGAGGTAGAGCGGATTGCTGAAACGGATCCCCTAACCGGGCAGGTTCATACAACTTTAGATCATATTGCTATTTTCCCGGCCTCTCATTACGTAGTATCTCCGGAGAAGATTGGTGATGCATGTAAGAATATAGAAGCGGAGCTGGAGGAGCGGGTGCGTTATTTTAAGGGAGAGGATAAGCTGCTTGAAGCCCAGCGCATCTCAGAACGTACCAACTTCGATATTGAAATGTTGAGGGAGACCGGATTCTGTTCCGGTATTGAGAACTATTCCAGACATTTGAATGGCATGGATGCAGGCGCCACCCCTCTTACGCTTATGGATTATTTTAAGGATGATTATTTAATTATTATTGATGAGTCCCACATGACAGTTCCCCAGATAAGGGGGATGTTCGCAGGAGACCGTTCCCGTAAGACTACCTTGGTGGAGTACGGCTTCCGTCTTCCATCGGCGCTGGACAACCGTCCTCTTAATTTCGAGGAATTTGAGGGACATATTGATCAGCTTCTGTTCGTTTCTGCAACGCCCTCTGTTTATGAGGGGGAACATGAACTTTTACGTTCAGAGCAGATTATTCGCCCTACAGGACTTTTAGATCCTGAGGTGGATGTACGTCCGGTGGAAGGGCAGATCGATGACCTCATTTCAGAAGTGAAAAAGGAAGTGGAGAGAAAGAATAAGATTCTTGTCACTACGCTGACGAAGCGTATGGCAGAGGATTTAACTGATTATATGAAGGAAGTTGGTATTCGGGTGAAATACCTCCATTCCGATATCGATACGTTGGAACGGGCAGAAATCATTCGTGATATGCGTCTGGATGTTTTTGATGTATTGGTAGGAATTAACTTGCTGAGGGAAGGACTGGATATTCCTGAGATATCATTGGTAGCTATTTTGGATGCGGATAAGGAAGGTTTCCTTCGTTCTGCGACTTCCCTGATACAGACGATAGGGCGTGCGGCGAGAAATGCACAGGGGCATGTTATTATGTATGCGGATGTCATAACAGATTCTATGCGGGCTGCTCTTACGGAGACAGAGCGCCGTCGCGAGATTCAGCAGAAGTACAATGAAGAACATGGAATTACACCGCAGACTATTAAGAAAGCGGTAAGGGATTTAATCAGCATATCCAGGACGATTGCCAAAGAAGAGCTTAAATTCGAAAAAGATCCTGAATCCATGAACAGGAAGGAATTAGAGAAGTTAATCGGAGATATTCAGAAGAAAATGAAGCAGGCGGCTGCAGATTTGAATTTCGAAGCGGCAGCGGAGCTTCGCGATAAAATGGTAGAGCTGAAAAAACAATTGGCATCTTTAGATGATGAAGATAAAGGAAATTAATTATTTAATAGGTCTGCGCATTTACTGCGCTGACCATAAGAATACATGGAAAGAAGCGATAGGGAGGCCTAACGGAGATGGAAAGCGAGAATAAGAAAATGCTCCCCAGAAGGGAATATATTAAAATACGGGGAGCAAGTGAACATAACTTGAAAAATATAGATGTGGATATTCCCAGAAATGAGCTGGTAGTTTTAACGGGCTTATCCGGGTCGGGAAAGTCCTCTCTGGCATTCGATACAATTTATGCCGAAGGGCAGAGGAGATACATGGAATCCCTATCTTCCTATGCAAGGCAGTTTCTCGGGCAGATGGAGAAGCCCAATGTGGAGAAGATAGAAGGACTTTCGCCTGCGATTTCTATCGATCAGAAATCGACGAACCGCAACCCTCGTTCCACGGTGGGAACGGTTACGGAGATTTACGATTATTTTCGTTTGCTCTATGCGAGAATCGGTATTCCGCATTGTCCTTGCTGTGGAAAGGAAATAAGAAAACAGACTGTGGATCAAATGACAGATCAGATTATGGGACTCCCGGAAGGAACGAGAATTCAACTTTTGGCGCCGGTGGTAAGAGGGCGTAAGGGCGAACATGCGAAAGTGTTCGACAGGGCTAAAAGAAGCGGATACGTGAGAGTGCGCGTGGACGGTAATTTATATGAACTGTCGGAAGAGATTAAACTGGATAAGAATATAAAGCATAGTATTGAAGTAATTGTGGACAGGCTTGTTGTAAAGCCTGGAATTGAAAGGCGTTTGACTGATTCTATAGAAAATGTTTTGGAGTTGGCAGAGGGGCTTTTAGTTGTGGATGTTCTGGAGGGTGAGCCGATGAATTTCAGTCAGAGCTTTTCCTGCCCTGACTGTGGAGTGAGTATTAGTGAGATAGAGCCAAGAAGTTTTTCCTTTAATAATCCTTTCGGTGCCTGCCCGGAATGTTTTGGACTCGGCTACAAGATGGAATTCGATGTGGATTTGATGATTCCGGATAAAAGCCTGAGTATCAAGCAGGGAGCGATTAAAGCGATGGGCTGGCAGTCCTGCAGCGATCCGGGAAGCTTTACAAATGCGGTATTGCAGGCGTTGTGCAGAGAGTATGGATTTGATCTGGATACGCCATATGAGAAGTATTCAGATAAAGTGAAGTATGTATTAATTCAAGGCACAGACGGTAAAGAGGTGAATGTGCATTATAAAGGTCATAGAGGAGAGGGTGTATATCCGGTGGCCTTCGAGGGTCTTGTTAAGAACATGGAACGTCGTTACCGTGAAACGGGATCTGAGACGATGAAGCAGGAGTATGAGACCTTTATGAACATTACTCCCTGTAAGAAATGTAAGGGAATGAGACTTAAGGAAGAAGCCTTAGCAGTTACAGTCAGCGACAAGAATATTTATGAAATCACTTCTTTCTCCATCGGCAGTCTGCATCAGTTTCTAAGCGGAATGGAATTGACAAAACAGCAGGAGCTTATCGGTAAACAGGTACTTAAGGAGATAAAAGCAAGAGTAGGATTTCTCATCGATGTAGGATTGGATTATCTCTCTCTTTCAAGAGCCACAGGAACACTTTCCGGAGGAGAGGCTCAAAGAATTCGCTTGGCAACGCAAATCGGCTCGGGACTTGTAGGTGTTTGCTATATTCTGGATGAGCCGAGCATCGGACTTCATCAACGTGACAACGATAAGCTGCTCAATACATTGCGCAATCTGAAGGATATGGGGAATACTCTTCTGGTAGTAGAGCATGATGAAGATACGATGATGGCAGCCGATTATATTGTGGATATCGGGCCGGGTGCCGGTTCTCACGGTGGAAAAGTGGTGGCTTGCGGAAATGCGCAAGAGGTAATGGATACACCGGAATCGGTGACCGGACAGTATTTGAGCGGAAGAATACAAATACCCATTCCGGAGAAAAGAAGAGAACAAACGGGCGAACTATTTATTAAAAAGGCGCAGGAAAATAACTTAAAGGGTATTAACGTTAAGATTCCTTTGGGAGTGTTAACTTGTGTGACCGGCGTATCCGGATCGGGGAAAAGTTCTTTGGTCAATGAAATACTGTATAAACATTTGGCCAGGGATTTGAATCGCGCGCGGACTATTCCGGGGAAACACGCCGGTATTGATGGCATCGATCAATTGGATAAGGTAATCGATATCGATCAGTCTCCGATTGGAAGGACACCACGCTCTA encodes:
- the uvrB gene encoding excinuclease ABC subunit UvrB, coding for MDHFQLVSEYAPTGDQPQAIAELVEGFKQGNQFQTLLGVTGSGKTFTMANIIAALNKPTLIIAHNKTLAGQLYGEFKEFFPNNAVEYFVSYYDYYQPEAYVPSSDTYIAKDSSINEEIDKLRLSATASLTERRDVVVVASVSCIYGLGSPDDYQEMIVSLRPGMTKDRDQVIRELIEIQYDRNDMDLARGCFRVRGDCVEIYPAQGGDYLIRVEFFGDEVERIAETDPLTGQVHTTLDHIAIFPASHYVVSPEKIGDACKNIEAELEERVRYFKGEDKLLEAQRISERTNFDIEMLRETGFCSGIENYSRHLNGMDAGATPLTLMDYFKDDYLIIIDESHMTVPQIRGMFAGDRSRKTTLVEYGFRLPSALDNRPLNFEEFEGHIDQLLFVSATPSVYEGEHELLRSEQIIRPTGLLDPEVDVRPVEGQIDDLISEVKKEVERKNKILVTTLTKRMAEDLTDYMKEVGIRVKYLHSDIDTLERAEIIRDMRLDVFDVLVGINLLREGLDIPEISLVAILDADKEGFLRSATSLIQTIGRAARNAQGHVIMYADVITDSMRAALTETERRREIQQKYNEEHGITPQTIKKAVRDLISISRTIAKEELKFEKDPESMNRKELEKLIGDIQKKMKQAAADLNFEAAAELRDKMVELKKQLASLDDEDKGN
- the uvrA gene encoding excinuclease ABC subunit UvrA, which gives rise to MESENKKMLPRREYIKIRGASEHNLKNIDVDIPRNELVVLTGLSGSGKSSLAFDTIYAEGQRRYMESLSSYARQFLGQMEKPNVEKIEGLSPAISIDQKSTNRNPRSTVGTVTEIYDYFRLLYARIGIPHCPCCGKEIRKQTVDQMTDQIMGLPEGTRIQLLAPVVRGRKGEHAKVFDRAKRSGYVRVRVDGNLYELSEEIKLDKNIKHSIEVIVDRLVVKPGIERRLTDSIENVLELAEGLLVVDVLEGEPMNFSQSFSCPDCGVSISEIEPRSFSFNNPFGACPECFGLGYKMEFDVDLMIPDKSLSIKQGAIKAMGWQSCSDPGSFTNAVLQALCREYGFDLDTPYEKYSDKVKYVLIQGTDGKEVNVHYKGHRGEGVYPVAFEGLVKNMERRYRETGSETMKQEYETFMNITPCKKCKGMRLKEEALAVTVSDKNIYEITSFSIGSLHQFLSGMELTKQQELIGKQVLKEIKARVGFLIDVGLDYLSLSRATGTLSGGEAQRIRLATQIGSGLVGVCYILDEPSIGLHQRDNDKLLNTLRNLKDMGNTLLVVEHDEDTMMAADYIVDIGPGAGSHGGKVVACGNAQEVMDTPESVTGQYLSGRIQIPIPEKRREQTGELFIKKAQENNLKGINVKIPLGVLTCVTGVSGSGKSSLVNEILYKHLARDLNRARTIPGKHAGIDGIDQLDKVIDIDQSPIGRTPRSNPATYTGVFDQIRDLFATTSDAKAKGYKKGRFSFNVKGGRCEACSGDGIIKIEMHFLPDVYVPCEVCGGKRYNRETLEVKYKGKSIYDVLDMTVEEAVGFFENVPSIRRKIETLNDVGLSYVKLGQPSTTLSGGEAQRIKLATELSKRSTGKTIYILDEPTTGLHFADVHKLTEILHKLADGGNTVVVIEHNLDVIKTADYIIDIGPEGGDKGGTVIAQGTPEEISKNEKSYTGFYVKKMLERYEKNKKHLKESTKSSDII